One Dromiciops gliroides isolate mDroGli1 chromosome 3, mDroGli1.pri, whole genome shotgun sequence DNA segment encodes these proteins:
- the LOC122748109 gene encoding vomeronasal type-1 receptor 1-like encodes MTSNDLVLGLLFLFQTGFGALGNSFLLGLYSITFFIGPRLKFIDMILFHLAFVNDLVIVSKGIPQTMAAFGLNNFLDDMGCKFVFYLHRVARGLSLCTTCLLSIFQAIILNTRSSRWADLKARALKYTVSFCFLCWVFHLVAYYLALLNVNGPNRRKNITESNYFIYCSATIDAVFNVALYVFIISLPDVLCVAIMVGTSGYMVFVLYRHHQRVKYIHGNNLTPTFSPETRATQSILLLVTMFVSFYSLNSILTLHIQLGKPTSWLVHISAFLASCFPTCSPFVLIVSDSQVPRYFLALWGRIKLRVL; translated from the coding sequence atgacttctaATGACTTAGTATTGGGGCTCCTTTTTCTGTTTCAGACTGGATTTGGGGCCCTGGGGAATTCCTTCCTGCTAGGCCTTtattccatcactttcttcattGGTCCAAGGTTGAAGTTTATAGACATGATTCTCTTCCACTTGGCTTTTGTGAATGACTTGGTGATTGTCTCCAAAGGGATCCCTCAAACAATGGCTGCTTTTGGGCTCAACAATTTCCTGGATGATATGGGATGTAAATTTGTGTTTTACCTTCACCGAGTGGCCCGAGGCCTTTCTCTTTGCACCACCTGCCTCCTGAGTATCTTTCAAGCCATCATTTTAAATACTAGAAGCTCCAGATGGGCAGACCTCAAAGCTAGAGCCCTAAAGTACACAGTCTCATTCTGTTTCTTGTGCTGGGTTTTTCATCTGGTAGCATATTACCTTGCTCTTTTAAATGTCAATGggccaaatagaagaaaaaacatcACTGAAAGTAATTATTTCATCTATTGTTCAGCTACAATTGATGCTGTATTTAATGTTGCACTATATGTATTCATAATATCCCTACCTGATGTTTTATGTGTAGCAATCATGGTGGGGACCAGTGGATATATGGTTTTTGTCTTGTACAGACACCACCAGAGAGTCAAGTATATTCATGGCAATAATCTCACACCTACTTTCTCCCCTGAAACCAGAGCGACCCAAAGTATACTACTGTTGGTCACTATGTTCGTATCATTTTACTCATTGAATTCTATTTTAACGTTGCATATACAGTTAGGGAAGCCAACTTCCTGGCTGGTTCATATCTCTGCATTCTTAGCTTCCTGCTTTCCAACTTGTAGCCCCTTTGTTCTAATTGTCAGTGATTCTCAAGTCCCTAGGTATTTCTTGGCTCTGTGGGGAAGGATAAAGCTTAGAGTTTTATAA